One genomic segment of Sorex araneus isolate mSorAra2 chromosome X, mSorAra2.pri, whole genome shotgun sequence includes these proteins:
- the GPR173 gene encoding probable G-protein coupled receptor 173, with protein sequence MANTTGEPEEVSGALPPPSASAYVKLVLLGLIMCVSLVGNAILSLLVLKERALHKAPYYFLLDLCLADGIRSAVCFPFVLASVRHGSSWTFSALSCKIVAFMAVLFCFHAAFMLFCISVTRYMAIAHHRFYAKRMTLWTCAAVICMAWTLSVAMAFPPVFDVGTYKFIREEDQCIFEHRYFKANDTLGFMLMLAVLMAATHAVYGKLLLFEYRHRKMKPVQMVPAISQNWTFHGPGATGQAAANWIAGFGRGPMPPTLLGIRQNGHTASRRLLGMDEVKGEKQLGRMFYTITLLFLLLWSPYIVACYWRVFVKACTVPHRYLATAVWMSFAQAAVNPIVCFLLNKDLKKCLRTHAPCWGTGGAPAPREPYCVM encoded by the coding sequence ATGGCCAACACTACTGGAGAGCCCGAGGAGGTGAGCGGTGCACTGCCCCCACCATCAGCATCAGCTTATGTGAAGCTGGTACTGCTGGGACTGATCATGTGTGTAAGCCTAGTGGGCAACGCCATCCTGTCTTTGCTGGTGCTCAAGGAGCGTGCCCTGCACAAGGCTCCTTACTACTTTCTGTTGGACCTGTGCCTAGCTGACGGCATACGCTCTGCTGTCTGCTTTCCCTTTGTGCTGGCTTCTGTGCGCCACGGCTCCTCCTGGACCTTCAGTGCGCTCAGCTGCAAGATTGTGGCCTTTATGGCCGTGCTCTTTTGCTTCCATGCAGCCTTCATGCTGTTCTGCATCAGTGTCACTCGCTATATGGCCATTGCCCACCACCGCTTCTACGCCAAGCGCATGACACTCTGGACATGCGCGGCTGTCATCTGCATGGCCTGGACCCTTTCTGTGGCCATGGCCTTCCCACCCGTCTTCGATGTGGGCACCTACAAGTTTATTCGTGAAGAGGATCAATGCATCTTTGAGCATCGCTACTTCAAGGCCAATGATACACTGGGCTTCATGCTTATGTTAGCTGTGCTCATGGCAGCCACACATGCTGTCTATGGCAAGTTGCTCCTCTTCGAATATCGACACCGCAAGATGAAACCAGTGCAAATGGTGCCAGCCATCAGTCAGAACTGGACATTCCATGGCCCTGGGGCCACTGGCCAAGCTGCTGCCAACTGGATCGCTGGCTTTGGCCGTGGGCCCATGCCACCAACCCTGCTGGGTATCCGGCAGAATGGGCACACAGCTAGTCGGCGGCTCCTGGGCATGGACGAGGTTAAGGGTGAAAAGCAGCTGGGCCGCATGTTCTACACGATCACACTGCTCTTCTTGCTTCTCTGGTCACCCTACATTGTGGCCTGCTACTGGCGAGTATTTGTGAAAGCCTGCACCGTGCCCCACCGTTATCTGGCCACTGCTGTTTGGATGAGCTTTGCCCAGGCTGCCGTCAACCCGATAGTCTGCTTCCTGCTCAACAAGGACCTCAAGAAGTGCCTGAGGACTCATGCCCCTTGCTGGGGCACAGGAGGTGCCCCAGCTCCCAGAGAACCCTACTGTGTCATGTGA